A portion of the Candidatus Paceibacterota bacterium genome contains these proteins:
- a CDS encoding Rid family hydrolase: MTVIRRTDGNRPWAPIVGYSRSVRMGNLIEVSGTSSTTRDGQVMHPNDAYGQMRYILNEIEGSIKELGATFENTIRTRVYMTSIDDWPAVAKAHGEVFASILPVCTFIEVSRLMLPELCVEVEATLWVSE, translated from the coding sequence ATGACAGTCATTCGTCGTACTGATGGCAATCGTCCGTGGGCTCCCATAGTTGGTTACTCGCGATCAGTGCGGATGGGGAATCTGATTGAGGTGAGTGGGACTTCGTCAACGACGCGCGACGGACAGGTCATGCACCCCAATGATGCCTATGGTCAGATGCGGTACATTCTCAATGAGATTGAAGGCTCAATCAAAGAACTTGGCGCAACCTTTGAAAATACGATCAGAACTCGCGTTTATATGACGAGCATTGATGATTGGCCCGCGGTTGCCAAGGCGCATGGTGAGGTATTTGCATCAATCCTTCCTGTCTGTACGTTCATTGAAGTGAGTCGGTTGATGCTTCCTGAATTATGTGTTGAAGTTGAAGCGACATTGTGGGTCTCAGAGTGA